From Cellulophaga lytica DSM 7489, a single genomic window includes:
- the bshB1 gene encoding bacillithiol biosynthesis deacetylase BshB1, with protein MKLDILVFGAHPDDAELGAGATIAKEIANGKKVGIVDLTRGELGTRGTAETRDEEAAEAAKILGVSVRENLAFEDGFFVNDKAHQLQIIKMVRKYQPDIVLCNAIDDRHIDHGKGSKLVSDACFLSGLLKIETDLNGESQQKWRPKHVYHYIQWKNIEPDFVVDVTGFIDTKVKSVLAYKTQFYDTNSKAPQTPITSQNFLQSVTYRAQDLGRLIGVDHAEGFTVERYPGVNSLSDLI; from the coding sequence ATGAAATTAGATATATTAGTTTTTGGGGCACACCCAGATGATGCAGAGCTAGGAGCAGGAGCAACAATAGCAAAAGAAATAGCCAACGGTAAAAAAGTTGGTATTGTAGACTTAACAAGGGGTGAGTTAGGTACTAGAGGTACGGCAGAAACTAGAGATGAAGAGGCAGCGGAAGCAGCTAAGATTTTAGGGGTTAGTGTACGAGAAAATTTAGCATTTGAGGATGGTTTTTTTGTAAATGATAAAGCACATCAATTACAAATAATAAAAATGGTACGTAAATACCAACCAGATATTGTGTTGTGTAATGCTATTGATGATAGGCATATAGACCACGGTAAAGGTAGTAAGTTAGTTAGTGATGCTTGTTTTTTAAGTGGATTATTAAAAATTGAAACAGACTTAAATGGTGAGTCGCAACAAAAATGGAGACCTAAGCACGTTTATCATTATATACAATGGAAAAATATTGAGCCAGATTTTGTTGTAGATGTTACAGGTTTTATAGATACTAAGGTAAAGTCTGTTTTAGCTTACAAAACACAGTTTTATGATACTAATAGTAAGGCGCCACAAACACCTATTACCAGTCAGAACTTTTTACAAAGTGTAACTTACAGAGCTCAAGATTTAGGCCGGTTAATAGGGGTAGACCACGCAGAGGGTTTTACTGTAGAACGTTACCCGGGTGTAAATAGCTTAAGTGATTTAATTTAA